The following proteins are co-located in the Silene latifolia isolate original U9 population chromosome 1, ASM4854445v1, whole genome shotgun sequence genome:
- the LOC141609446 gene encoding TORTIFOLIA1-like protein 3 produces MAPKQNAAGLARDLRHRILSCMTKLSDKDTHSHAVSELQSIIPTLTADTFSLFINSLSSISSSDRASVRSASLTLLSSLSSFHGSSLSAHLPKLTAAVLRRLRDHDTAVRSAAAGAVSVFCRHSLSSTSAFNSLVRAFGDALATEQEVSAQGAAAMCVAAAVESSPVVDAVVILKLVPKWMKLLRSDGFKAKSAVLVLLRSVIRACKIGNCDLLRDLVNCVVEFLKSEDWASRKASAEVLTEIAVVERELLSEMKSSCLRLFESRKFDKVKGVREAMVQMVEAWKEVPDVFDDGSPPPNSQTSSRENASNARFPARSKISCTVGLNTPEMRKKQASHRRLSICDSALKTTARNRGVPDVTRRRSSTPVYSKKPSERTADVTDLRGSSVTPNHDDDSVVRREDVKSSKPETKRGLFSKNSSSRVMPYAEDDSNGSLAIDNSLADICRHQKDSDHLSLIRKQLVQIEHQQSSLMDILQKFIGSSQDGMRTLETRVHGLEQALDDISYDLAVSTARMSNVEPPRSSCCLLPGSDFLSSKFWRRPGAHWSTSRFSFSAGTPSVSAINGMTHRSPGNGIGLENRRFRLRGPGGIIMNPLAEIHGDPRGISEASSSRVWRSVRAAA; encoded by the exons ATGGCGCCTAAACAAAACGCCGCAGGTCTAGCACGTGACCTCCGCCACCGTATCCTCTCTTGCATGACTAAACTCTCCGACAAGGACACTCACTCCCATGCCGTATCCGAACTCCAGTCAATTATCCCTACATTAACCGCcgacactttctctctcttcatcaACTCTCTATCCTCCATCTCATCCTCCGACCGCGCTTCCGTCAGGTCCGCATCACTTACTCTCCTTTCCTCTCTCTCTTCCTTCCACGGTTCCTCTTTGTCGGCTCACCTCCCCAAGCTCACCGCCGCCGTCCTGCGCCGTCTGCGGGATCACGACACTGCCGTGCGATCCGCCGCTGCCGGTGCGGTATCCGTTTTCTGCCGACATTCTCTATCCTCTACGTCGGCGTTTAATTCTCTCGTGCGCGCGTTCGGGGACGCGCTCGCGACGGAGCAGGAGGTTTCGGCGCAAGGCGCGGCGGCAATGTGTGTTGCAGCTGCGGTGGAGTCGTCACCGGTTGTTGATGCGGTGGTGATTCTGAAGCTTGTGCCGAAATGGATGAAGTTGTTGAGGAGCGACGGGTTTAAGGCGAAATCGGCGGTTTTGGTGTTGTTGAGGAGTGTGATTAGGGCTTGTAAGATTGGGAATTGTGATTTGTTGAGAGATTTGGTTAATTGTGTTGTTGAGTTTTTGAAATCCGAGGATTGGGCGTCGCGGAAGGCGTCGGCTGAGGTATTGACAGAGATTGCTGTTGTTGAGAGGGAGTTGTTGTCGGAGATGAAGAGTTCTTGTTTGAGATTGTTTGAATCTCGGAAATTCGATAAG GTTAAAGGAGTAAGGGAAGCAATGGTCCAAATGGTGGAGGCGTGGAAGGAGGTTCCTGATGTATTTGATGATGGATCACCCCCTCCGAATTCACAAACTTCATCTAGAG AAAATGCCAGTAATGCACGTTTCCCTGCCAGATCTAAGATCTCTTGCACCGTAGGTTTGAACACTCCTGAAATGAGGAAAAAGCAAGCTTCACATAGAAGATTATCCATATGTGATAGTGCTTTGAAAACCACAGCTAGAAACAGGGGTGTTCCTGATGTTACACGGAGGAGATCAAGCACACCGGTTTACTCCAAGAAGCCTTCTGAAAGAACTGCTGATGTCACTGATCTTCGTGGTTCATCTGTAACTCCCAATCATGACGATGATAGTGTCGTGCGAAGGGAGGATGTAAAATCATCAAAGCCAGAAACAAAGAGAGGCCTTTTTAGCAAGAATTCTAGTTCTCGCGTGATGCCTTATGCTGAAGACGACTCCAATGGCTCTTTAGCTATCGACAATTCCTTGGCAGATATATGTAGACACCAGAAGGACTCTGATCATCTTTCTCTTATTCGTAAGCAGCTTGTTCAGATTGAACATCAGCAGTCTAGCCTGATGGATATCCTTCAG AAATTTATAGGTAGCTCACAGGATGGGATGCGTACTCTGGAGACACGTGTCCATGGCTTAGAGCAAGCCCTGGATGATATATCATATGATTTGGCAGTATCAACTGCTAGGATGTCTAATGTTGAACCCCCAAGATCCTCGTGCTGCTTGCTACCTGGCTCAGACTTTTTAAGTTCTAAGTTCTGGAGGAGGCCTGGGGCTCATTGGTCAACTTCACGGTTCTCTTTCTCTGCTGGCACACCTTCAGTTTCTGCTATAAACGGCATGACACATAGGAGCCCTGGCAATGGAATCGGACTAGAGAATAGAAGGTTTCGCCTCCGTGGTCCAGGTGGGATCATCATGAATCCATTAGCAGAGATACATGGTGACCCGAGGGGTATTTCAGAGGCGTCATCAAGCAGAGTGTGGAGGAGTGTACGCGCTGCTGCTTAA